The Arachis hypogaea cultivar Tifrunner chromosome 19, arahy.Tifrunner.gnm2.J5K5, whole genome shotgun sequence genome has a window encoding:
- the LOC140182414 gene encoding uncharacterized protein, which produces MNSSTKSSILFSLGLILIIANVAQGHVKVTASLVPKLCESGLVEERAKCMDILRSNPKIQSAKTFRELSELILELAVNKATEGQKFLQTLAEKDKSPAIQECAGFDYNNAVVQFKGALRDLKEDTSAANYASKLVGDDVSRCHTILARAKIVNPAIDQLNSDISLLSNVAFAATSLIEKKYQIDLLLKD; this is translated from the coding sequence ATGAATTCCTCAACAAAGTCCTCCATTTTGTTCAGCCTCGGATTGATTCTCATCATTGCCAATGTAGCACAAGGTCATGTAAAGGTAACAGCATCCTTGGTCCCTAAACTTTGTGAGTCAGGACTGGTGGAAGAAAGGGCAAAATGCATGGACATTTTGAGATCAAACCCTAAGATCCAATCAGCAAAGACCTTTCGTGAGCTCTCAGAGTTGATTCTTGAGTTGGCAGTGAACAAGGCGACGGAAGGACAGAAATTCCTTCAGACATTGGCGGAGAAGGACAAGTCCCCGGCGATTCAAGAATGCGCTGGATTCGATTATAATAATGCCGTTGTGCAGTTCAAGGGTGCCCTTCGTGACCTCAAAGAAGATACATCGGCTGCAAATTACGCTTCAAAGCTCGTCGGCGATGACGTCAGTAGGTGCCACACCATTTTGGCCCGAGCGAAAATCGTTAACCCTGCTATTGACCAGCTCAACAGTGACATTAGTTTGCTTTCAAACGTGGCTTTTGCTGCAACATCCCTAATAGAGAAAAAATACCAAATCGATCTTCTCTTAAAGGATTAA
- the LOC112775119 gene encoding uncharacterized protein has product MKMNSSTKSFILFSLGLVLIIANVAQAEEKSATLDLSKLVIKVCDATATERAKCMDIMRSNPKMLSAKNIVQLSQAILELGISKGKEGQKFLKELAKKSKSPALEQCAGFDYDGVVGSFKSALGEIKEDPMTANYDAKVASDGPDTCDRGLESEKIVNPAITELNKEIRLLSGIAFAATNFIPNKI; this is encoded by the coding sequence ATGAAGATGAATTCCTCAACAAAGTCCTTCATTTTGTTCAGCCTTGGCTTGGTCCTCATCATCGCCAATGTAGCACAAGCCGAAGAAAAATCAGCAACCTTGGACTTATCGAAGTTGGTGATTAAAGTTTGTGACGCTACAGCAACAGAAAGGGCAAAATGCATGGACATCATGAGATCAAACCCTAAGATGCTATCAGCAAAGAACATTGTTCAGCTCTCACAAGCCATCCTTGAATTGGGCATAAGCAAGGGCAAGGAGGGACAAAAATTCCTTAAGGAGTTGGCAAAGAAGAGCAAGTCCCCGGCGCTTGAACAATGCGCCGGATTCGACTATGATGGCGTCGTTGGATCCTTCAAGAGTGCTCTTGGCGAGATCAAGGAAGATCCCATGACTGCAAATTATGATGCCAAGGTCGCCAGCGATGGCCCTGACACCTGCGACAGAGGTTTGGAAAGTGAAAAGATCGTTAACCCTGCTATTACCGAACTAAACAAGGAGATTAGGTTGCTTTCAGGCATAGCTTTTGCTGCAACAAACTTTATTCCAAACAAAATTTAA